One window of the Melanotaenia boesemani isolate fMelBoe1 chromosome 14, fMelBoe1.pri, whole genome shotgun sequence genome contains the following:
- the LOC121652612 gene encoding guanine nucleotide-binding protein subunit beta-4, which translates to MSELEQLRQEAEQLRNQIRDARKACSDSTLSQITAGLDSVGRIQMRTRRTLRGHLAKIYAMHWGSDSRLLVSASQDGKLIIWDSYTTNKMHAIPLRSSWVMTCAYAPSGNYVACGGLDNICSIYSLKTREGNVRVSRELAGHTGYLSCCRFLDDNQILTSSGDTTCGLWDIETGQQATTFTGHTGDVMSLSLSPDYKTFVSGACDATSKLWDIRDGMCRQSFTGHVSDINAVCFFPNGNAFGTGSDDATCRLFDLRADQELMMYSHDNIICGITSVAFSKSGRLLLAGYDDFNCNVWDTLKGERAGVLAGHDNRVSCLGVTEDGMAVATGSWDSFLRIWN; encoded by the exons ATGAGCGAGTTGGAACAGTTGCGGCAAGAAGCCGAGCAACTACGTAATCAAATTCGG GATGCTAGGAAAGCCTGCAGTGACTCCACTTTGTCCCAG ATCACAGCTGGTCTGGACTCAGTGGGCCGGATACAGATGCGGACACGACGCACTCTCAGGGGCCACCTGGCCAAGATCTATGCAATGCACTGGGGGAGTGATTCCAG ATTACTTGTCAGTGCCTCGCAAGATGGAAAGCTAATCATCTGGGACAGCTACACAACAAATAAG ATGCATGCCATCCCACTGCGCTCTTCCTGGGTGATGACATGTGCCTACGCTCCCTCTGGGAACTATGTGGCCTGTGGAGGTCTGGACAACATCTGCTCCATTTACAGCCTGAAAACCCGCGAGGGCAACGTGCGCGTCTCCCGTGAACTTGCCGGACACACAG GTTATTTGTCTTGCTGTCGCTTCTTGGATGACAACCAGATACTAACCAGCTCTGGAGACACCACCTG TGGATTGTGGGACATAGAAACAGGTCAACAGGCCACCACCTTCACCGGTCATACAGGTGATGTGATGAGCTTGTCTCTGAGCCCAGACTACAAGACCTTTGTGTCAGGAGCCTGTGACGCCACCTCCAAGCTGTGGGACATCCGTGATGGCATGTGCAGGCAATCTTTCACCGGCCACGTGTCAGACATCAATGCCGTCTGC TTTTTCCCCAATGGGAACGCATTTGGCACAGGCTCAGATGACGCCACCTGCAGGCTGTTCGACCTACGTGCCGACCAGGAGTTGATGATGTACAGCCACGACAACATCATCTGCGGCATCACCTCCGTGGCTTTCTCTAAGAGTGGCCGCCTGCTTCTAGCCGGCTATGACGACTTCAACTGCAACGTCTGGGACACTCTGAAAGGAGAGCGTGCAG GTGTGCTAGCGGGCCACGACAACAGAGTGAGCTGCTTAGGAGTGACGGAGGATGGCATGGCTGTGGCCACCGGCTCCTGGGACAGTTTTCTTAGGATCTGGAACTAA
- the aldh7a1 gene encoding alpha-aminoadipic semialdehyde dehydrogenase — MQRCLTLTLARHSRFLLRYKFPSVHCQQSAAMSGLLINQPKYSWLKELGLSEDNHGVYNGSWGGSGEVVTSYCPANNEPIARVTQATLAEYEETVQKAREAWKLWADIPAPKRGEIVRQIGDALRKKIKVLGSLVSLEMGKIYVEGVGEIQEYVDVCDYAVGLSRMIGGPMLPSERPGHALIEQWNPVGLVGIITAFNFPVAVYGWNNAIALTCGNVCLWKGAPTTPLTSVAVTKIVAEVLEQNNLPGAICSMTCGGADIGTAMAKDERVDLVSFTGSTHVGKIVAMMVQERFGRKLLELGGNNAIIVFEDADLSLVVPSAVFASVGTAGQRCTTTRRLMLHETVHDKVVERIAKAYKQIRIGDPWDPSTLYGPLHTKQAVEQYLAAIEQAKQQGGTLICGGKVMDRPGNYVEPTIITGLAHDAPIVHTETFVPILYVLKFKTEEEAFAWNNEVKQGLSSSIFTKDMGRVFRWLGPKGSDCGIVNVNIPTSGAEIGGAFGGEKHTGGGRESGSDSWKQYMRRSTCTINYSKDLPLAQGIKFE, encoded by the coding sequence ATGCAGCGCTGCCTGACTCTGACCCTTGCCCGGCACAGCAGGTTCCTTTTAAGATATAAATTTCCATCTGTCCACTGCCAGCAGTCAGCAGCCATGTCGGGTCTTCTCATCAACCAACCCAAATACTCATGGCTAAAAGAGCTGGGTTTGTCTGAGGACAACCATGGTGTATACAATGGAAGCTGGGGAGGCAGTGGTGAAGTTGTCACATCCTACTGTCCTGCCAACAATGAGCCTATAGCTAGAGTTACTCAGGCCACGTTGGCAGAATATGAAGAAACTGTCCAGAAGGCTAGGGAGGCCTGGAAGTTGTGGGCAGATATTCCAGCTCCAAAACGAGGAGAGATTGTGAGGCAGATTGGGGATGCATTAAGAAAGAAGATCAAAGTTCTTGGAAGCTTGGTATCTCTAGAAATGGGCAAGATCTATGTTGAGGGAGTGGGAGAAATTCAGGAGTATGTTGATGTCTGTGATTATGCTGTTGGGCTGTCTAGAATGATTGGTGGGCCCATGCTTCCTTCAGAAAGACCGGGCCATGCCCTCATTGAACAGTGGAATCCAGTTGGTCTTGTTGGCATCATCACTGCCTTTAACTTCCCCGTGGCTGTCTATGGCTGGAACAACGCCATTGCTCTGACCTGCGGCAACGTCTGCCTCTGGAAAGGTGCCCCAACAACCCCCCTCACAAGTGTTGCAGTTACAAAGATTGTGGCTGAGGTGCTGGAGCAGAATAACTTGCCTGGTGCTATCTGCTCCATGACCTGTGGTGGCGCAGATATCGGCACTGCCATGGCGAAGGACGAGCGCGTGGATCTGGTGTCTTTCACTGGGAGCACGCATGTTGGCAAGATAGTGGCCATGATGGTGCAGGAAAGATTTGGGCGCAAGCTGCTAGAGCTTGGTGGGAACAACGCCATTATCGTGTTTGAGGATGCAGATCTGAGCCTTGTGGTGCCTTCTGCTGTCTTCGCTTCCGTGGGAACTGCTGGTCAGCGTTGCACCACAACCAGAAGGCTGATGCTGCATGAGACTGTCCACGACAAAGTGGTTGAGAGGATTGCCAAGGCCTACAAGCAAATCCGTATTGGAGATCCATGGGACCCCAGCACCCTCTATGGTCCTCTCCACACCAAACAAGCCGTGGAGCAGTATCTAGCAGCCATTGAGCAGGCCAAGCAGCAGGGCGGCACTCTGATCTGTGGAGGAAAGGTGATGGATCGTCCTGGAAACTATGTGGAGCCCACAATCATTACAGGACTGGCTCATGACGCACCCATCGTCCATACTGAAACCTTTGTTCCTATCCTCTATGTCCTCAAGTTCAAGACAGAAGAGGAGGCATTTGCATGGAACAATGAAGTCAAGCAGGGTCTGTCCAGCAGCATTTTCACCAAAGATATGGGCAGAGTTTTCCGCTGGCTGGGCCCCAAAGGGTCCGACTGTGGTATCGTGAATGTCAACATTCCCACAAGTGGAGCTGAGATCGGAGGAGCTTTTGGTGGGGAGAAACACACTGGAGGTGGAAGAGAGTCTGGCAGCGACTCTTGGAAACAGTACATGAGGCGCTCAACATGCACAATAAACTACAGCAAGGATCTTCCTCTGGCCCAGGGCATCAAGTTTGAGTAA